The Deinococcus sp. Marseille-Q6407 genome has a window encoding:
- the lon gene encoding endopeptidase La: MIWELPVVALRNIVLIPGMTMNVDVGRPKSKRAVDEAQAADRRVLLLTQREARTDDPTAAELFDTGVLGVVKQVVRMPDNTYQVLVEAQERARVLDEVPSTYMRVRAETFQIATPDAEAARVLDVLVSEIKSSFEEYQRQNKSLRLDNYQLENLKALSDAGLLADSVTHHATWEVEDKQAVLAEPELRPRLEKVLGFLTRDLERFNLDKKIAGRIKEQMDANQREYYLREQMKAIGQELGGGEDGPAEAEALKERLEAAGMPQSVKDKALKEIQRLERTPGGSPESTVVRNYVEWLLDLPWSQRDEEILDISRTEDILNADHYALGDVKDRILEFLAVRQLTHKEGETEEQRQERTAEERTDDAELRAPILCLVGPPGVGKTSLGKSIARSLNRKFVRMALGGMRDEAEVRGHRRTYIGSMPGRIIQGMKQAGVVNPVVLLDEIDKMSSDWRGDPSSAMLEVLDPEQNHTFQDHYLEVPYDLSQVMFITTANSLQTIPRPLLDRMEVIQIPGYTQQEKVEIAKRYRVPRQIKAHGLEGRLEITDAALNRMVEEYTAESGVRNLDRQISKLARKAARELLEHPWEGVRVIDAPQIPDYLGVALHHPEKMEKEPQVGVAQGLAWTSVGGTMLLVEALATPGSGKVNMTGSLGDVMKESVAAAIAYLRAHAAEYGADPDFHKNMDLHVHFPDGATPKDGPSAGITIATAIISAVTGRPVRMDVAMTGEISLRGRVLPIGGLKEKLLAAHQGGIREVIFPKDNEPNLQDVPESIRGDLKVHSVEKVSEVLSLLLLSKPEQNDDLTPDPVSAPKPERPQPGA, from the coding sequence ATGATCTGGGAACTTCCCGTAGTTGCACTAAGAAATATCGTCCTGATACCGGGCATGACCATGAATGTGGACGTGGGTCGGCCCAAGTCCAAGCGTGCCGTGGACGAAGCGCAGGCCGCCGACCGCCGCGTGCTGCTGCTGACCCAGCGCGAAGCCCGCACCGACGACCCCACCGCCGCCGAGCTATTCGATACTGGCGTGCTGGGCGTGGTCAAGCAGGTGGTGCGGATGCCCGACAACACCTATCAGGTGCTGGTTGAAGCGCAGGAGCGCGCCCGGGTGCTGGACGAAGTGCCCAGCACCTACATGCGGGTGCGGGCCGAAACCTTCCAGATTGCCACCCCCGACGCCGAAGCGGCCCGGGTGCTGGACGTACTGGTCAGCGAAATCAAGTCCAGCTTTGAGGAATACCAGCGCCAGAATAAGAGCCTGCGCCTGGACAACTACCAGCTGGAAAACCTGAAGGCCCTCAGCGACGCCGGCCTGCTGGCCGATAGCGTGACCCATCACGCCACCTGGGAAGTGGAAGACAAGCAGGCTGTGTTGGCCGAGCCCGAACTGCGCCCCCGCCTGGAAAAAGTGCTGGGCTTCCTGACCCGTGACCTGGAACGCTTCAATCTCGACAAGAAGATCGCTGGGCGCATCAAGGAGCAGATGGACGCCAACCAGCGCGAATACTACCTGCGCGAACAGATGAAGGCCATCGGTCAGGAGCTGGGTGGCGGCGAAGACGGCCCTGCCGAGGCCGAAGCGCTCAAGGAACGGCTGGAAGCAGCCGGTATGCCCCAGAGCGTCAAGGACAAGGCCCTCAAGGAAATTCAGCGCCTGGAACGCACGCCTGGAGGCAGCCCCGAAAGCACCGTGGTCCGCAACTACGTGGAATGGCTGCTGGACCTGCCCTGGAGCCAGCGCGACGAGGAAATCCTGGACATCTCGCGCACCGAGGACATCCTGAATGCCGATCACTACGCCCTGGGCGACGTGAAAGACCGCATTCTGGAATTCCTGGCCGTGCGGCAGCTGACCCACAAGGAAGGCGAAACCGAGGAGCAGCGCCAGGAACGTACCGCCGAGGAACGCACCGACGATGCCGAGCTGCGCGCCCCAATTCTGTGCCTGGTCGGCCCTCCCGGGGTTGGTAAGACCTCGCTGGGCAAGAGTATTGCCCGCAGCCTCAACCGCAAGTTCGTGCGGATGGCACTGGGCGGCATGCGTGACGAGGCCGAAGTGCGCGGCCACCGCCGCACCTACATCGGCTCGATGCCGGGCCGCATCATTCAGGGCATGAAGCAGGCCGGTGTGGTGAACCCCGTCGTCCTGCTGGACGAAATCGACAAGATGTCCAGCGACTGGCGCGGTGACCCTTCCAGCGCCATGCTGGAAGTGCTGGACCCCGAGCAGAATCACACTTTCCAGGACCACTACCTGGAAGTGCCCTACGACCTCTCGCAGGTGATGTTTATCACCACCGCCAACAGCCTGCAGACCATTCCCCGGCCGCTGCTGGACCGCATGGAAGTCATTCAGATTCCCGGCTACACCCAGCAGGAAAAGGTGGAAATCGCCAAGCGCTACCGGGTGCCGCGGCAGATCAAGGCGCACGGCCTCGAAGGCCGGCTGGAAATCACCGACGCCGCGCTGAACCGCATGGTGGAGGAATACACCGCCGAAAGCGGCGTGCGGAACCTGGACCGCCAGATCAGCAAGCTGGCCCGTAAGGCCGCCCGCGAGCTGCTGGAACACCCCTGGGAAGGCGTGCGAGTGATCGACGCGCCGCAGATTCCCGACTACCTGGGTGTGGCGCTGCACCACCCCGAAAAGATGGAAAAGGAACCCCAGGTGGGCGTGGCGCAGGGCCTGGCCTGGACCAGCGTGGGCGGTACCATGCTGCTGGTCGAAGCGCTGGCCACTCCGGGCAGCGGCAAGGTCAACATGACCGGCTCGCTGGGTGACGTGATGAAGGAAAGCGTGGCTGCTGCCATTGCCTATCTGCGCGCCCACGCCGCCGAATACGGCGCTGACCCCGACTTCCACAAGAACATGGACCTGCACGTCCACTTCCCGGACGGCGCCACCCCCAAGGACGGCCCCAGCGCCGGCATCACCATCGCGACCGCCATCATCAGTGCCGTGACCGGACGCCCGGTGCGGATGGACGTGGCCATGACCGGCGAAATCAGCCTGCGCGGCCGGGTACTGCCGATCGGCGGCCTGAAGGAAAAGCTGCTGGCCGCGCACCAGGGCGGAATCCGCGAAGTCATCTTCCCCAAAGACAACGAACCCAACCTGCAGGACGTGCCGGAAAGCATTCGTGGCGACCTGAAGGTCCATTCGGTCGAGAAGGTCAGTGAAGTGCTGAGCCTGCTGCTGCTGTCCAAGCCTGAGCAGAATGATGACCTGACCCCCGACCCGGTCAGCGCACCCAAGCCCGAGCGCCCCCAACCTGGCGCCTGA
- a CDS encoding type IV pilus twitching motility protein PilT, whose protein sequence is MTQIAPDITDILKYAAESDASDVILTVGLPPQFKLQGRYESKDEDAVLKPVDTRRLMYSMMNEKQQRTFEERRELDFSFALGDKARFRVNAFMQRGNVGGVMRLIPTKVRSVQEMGLPQNVIDIANAPRGLVLVTGPTGSGKSTTLAAMIDHINATKRLHIVTIEDPIEFMHEHKQSIINQREVHADTMSFENALRASLRQAPDVILVGEMRDYETIKAAVTAAETGHLVMGTLHTNSAPESIDRIVDVFPEEQQEQIRVQLANNLVAIMTQQLLPRADGNGRVLAYELLIANPAIRALIREGKTYQIVSSMQTGTREGMVTMDAFLAQLYHRRVISYDAGLERAVDSKEFARLASDKSGDLGGNIPAAGYGTAGGGAAAAQSGYGRGSAAGGPAGDPGKTYGRG, encoded by the coding sequence ATGACCCAGATTGCCCCTGACATTACTGACATCCTGAAATACGCCGCCGAGAGCGACGCGTCCGACGTGATTCTGACTGTAGGTCTGCCTCCGCAGTTCAAACTGCAGGGCCGCTATGAATCCAAGGACGAAGACGCCGTGCTCAAGCCGGTGGATACCCGCCGGCTGATGTATTCGATGATGAACGAAAAACAGCAGCGCACCTTTGAAGAGCGCCGCGAGCTGGACTTCTCGTTTGCGCTGGGTGACAAGGCCCGCTTCCGTGTGAACGCCTTTATGCAGCGCGGCAATGTGGGCGGCGTGATGCGTCTGATTCCTACCAAGGTTCGCTCGGTGCAGGAGATGGGGCTGCCGCAGAACGTCATCGACATCGCCAATGCGCCGCGCGGGTTGGTGCTGGTGACCGGCCCGACCGGCTCGGGGAAGAGCACTACCCTGGCCGCCATGATCGACCACATCAACGCCACCAAGCGCTTGCATATCGTGACCATCGAAGACCCGATCGAATTTATGCACGAGCACAAGCAGAGCATCATCAACCAGCGCGAGGTGCATGCCGACACCATGAGTTTCGAGAATGCTCTGCGCGCCTCGCTGCGTCAGGCCCCCGACGTGATTCTGGTGGGCGAAATGCGCGACTACGAAACCATCAAAGCCGCCGTGACCGCCGCCGAAACCGGGCACCTGGTGATGGGCACCCTGCACACCAACTCGGCGCCCGAGTCGATTGACCGCATCGTGGACGTGTTTCCCGAAGAGCAGCAGGAACAGATCCGGGTGCAGCTGGCCAACAACCTGGTGGCCATCATGACCCAGCAGTTGCTGCCGCGCGCCGACGGCAACGGCCGGGTGCTGGCCTATGAACTGCTGATTGCCAACCCGGCCATCCGCGCCTTGATCCGCGAGGGCAAGACCTACCAGATCGTCAGCTCGATGCAGACCGGCACCCGTGAGGGCATGGTCACCATGGACGCTTTCTTGGCACAGCTGTACCACCGCCGAGTGATCTCTTACGACGCCGGGCTGGAGCGGGCGGTCGACAGCAAGGAGTTTGCCCGGCTGGCTTCCGACAAGAGCGGCGACCTTGGCGGCAACATTCCGGCCGCCGGTTATGGCACCGCAGGCGGCGGCGCGGCAGCCGCACAGTCGGGCTATGGGCGGGGCAGCGCTGCGGGGGGTCCCGCTGGCGACCCCGGCAAGACCTACGGCCGCGGCTGA
- a CDS encoding type II/IV secretion system protein, translating into MTLSIADRKLGAVLLDGGYISDDDLQRMLVRHAEVGGRLADVMIDSGVVGEKRLAHAIETSLGIPVVDLMTVEPEPEALAALPGQQAQNAGALPFALEGDLLKVAMIDPLSTITVEVLEDETGYDIEPYQAMRSALNWRIALHYPELGLEPQRPDQAPAGQERLGDYLVRSALITPQQLENGLKFQERTGEPLGQVLVGQGALSEEQLYRSLADQHGLEFLADLSGMTVPERVLDVLSRSDAVRYGALPLSQQPEGYEIVTYDPRHLEQVQALVGSPVRFLMSLPGQVEKAIENFYPAPAPAPFRDEMQSIYAQSAGQAKSLSDVIMEMGFADSGDIEAAMQQQQQGGGRLEDTLVQSGKLSPEMLAQSLATQLGYEFIDPARNPPDSGVSMMVPEATARRYTVAPVRLEGEALVVAMKDPRNVFALDDLRLITGREITPAVMVEKEITRLIEKYFGSKDMAELNQRLLEESRERQKLQESSQEVDTALDDNAVVRTVENLIREAVLQDVSDIHIEPTETEVLVRYRIDGALRQHAALPKGSAQALLARIKIMGGLDIAERRVPQDGRVRFRKGAIDIDLRLSTLPTVYGEKAVMRLLQKAENIPEVEQLGFSDHNFRRYMEVIDKPNGIFLVTGPTGSGKSFTSFSTLKRIAKPEKNTTTIEDPVEYEIPGIMQSQVNNAAGMTFARALRAFLRQDPDIIFVGEIRDGETAKIATEAALTGHLVLATLHTNDAAGAIVRLEEMGVELFNIGAAVIGVLAQRLVRRVCKDCAQPTTADPEVLRRLGLSEADIQGAQLMKGAGCPRCGGTGYKGRTGIHELMVIDDTIRRAINAGKTATDIKDIAIDEGEMWTLRTDGIHKALQGITTLEEVLAVTSN; encoded by the coding sequence ATGACACTCTCTATTGCAGACCGTAAACTGGGCGCTGTCCTGCTGGACGGCGGCTATATCAGTGACGACGACTTACAGCGCATGCTGGTGCGCCACGCCGAGGTCGGCGGGCGCTTGGCCGACGTGATGATTGATTCGGGCGTGGTGGGCGAAAAGCGTCTGGCCCATGCCATCGAGACCAGCCTGGGCATTCCGGTGGTGGACCTGATGACGGTTGAGCCTGAGCCGGAAGCGTTGGCCGCCTTGCCGGGCCAGCAGGCTCAGAACGCCGGCGCGCTGCCGTTCGCGCTGGAAGGGGACCTGCTCAAAGTCGCCATGATCGATCCTCTCTCGACCATCACGGTCGAGGTGCTGGAAGACGAGACCGGCTACGACATCGAGCCGTATCAGGCCATGCGGTCCGCGCTCAATTGGCGAATTGCCCTGCACTACCCCGAGCTGGGGCTGGAGCCGCAGCGCCCTGATCAGGCGCCGGCCGGCCAGGAACGGCTGGGCGATTATCTGGTGCGCAGCGCCCTGATCACGCCTCAGCAGCTGGAAAATGGCCTGAAGTTTCAGGAGCGGACCGGCGAGCCGCTGGGGCAAGTGCTGGTGGGACAGGGCGCCCTGAGCGAGGAACAGCTTTACCGCTCGCTGGCCGATCAGCACGGGCTGGAGTTCCTGGCTGATCTCAGCGGTATGACGGTGCCGGAACGGGTGCTGGACGTACTCTCGCGTTCCGACGCGGTGCGTTATGGTGCCCTGCCGCTCAGCCAGCAGCCGGAAGGGTACGAAATCGTCACCTACGACCCGCGGCACCTGGAGCAGGTTCAGGCGCTGGTCGGGTCGCCGGTGCGGTTCCTGATGAGCCTGCCTGGTCAGGTAGAAAAAGCCATCGAGAACTTTTACCCGGCTCCGGCCCCAGCTCCCTTCCGCGACGAGATGCAGTCGATCTATGCCCAGAGCGCCGGGCAGGCCAAGTCGCTGTCCGATGTGATCATGGAAATGGGCTTTGCCGACTCTGGCGATATCGAAGCGGCCATGCAGCAGCAGCAGCAGGGCGGCGGCCGGCTGGAAGATACCCTGGTGCAAAGCGGCAAGCTGAGCCCCGAGATGCTGGCGCAGTCGCTGGCGACCCAGCTGGGCTACGAATTTATTGACCCGGCCCGGAACCCCCCCGACAGCGGGGTCTCGATGATGGTGCCGGAAGCCACCGCCCGGCGCTATACCGTGGCGCCGGTGCGGCTGGAAGGCGAAGCATTGGTGGTCGCCATGAAAGATCCCCGCAACGTCTTTGCGCTGGATGACCTACGGCTGATCACCGGCCGCGAGATCACCCCCGCCGTGATGGTGGAAAAGGAAATCACCCGCCTGATCGAGAAATACTTCGGTTCCAAGGACATGGCCGAGCTGAACCAGCGCCTGCTGGAAGAAAGCCGCGAGCGCCAGAAGTTGCAGGAATCGTCACAGGAAGTGGATACCGCCCTGGACGACAATGCAGTGGTCCGCACGGTGGAAAACCTGATCCGGGAAGCGGTCTTGCAGGACGTCAGCGACATTCACATCGAACCCACCGAAACCGAGGTGCTGGTGCGCTACCGCATTGACGGTGCGCTGCGCCAGCACGCCGCACTGCCCAAAGGCTCGGCGCAGGCGCTGCTGGCCCGCATCAAGATCATGGGCGGGCTGGACATCGCCGAGCGGCGGGTGCCGCAGGACGGCCGCGTGCGCTTCCGTAAGGGCGCCATCGACATTGACCTGCGTCTGTCCACCCTGCCTACCGTTTACGGCGAGAAAGCCGTAATGCGTCTGCTGCAGAAAGCCGAAAACATCCCCGAAGTGGAGCAACTGGGCTTTTCCGACCACAATTTCCGCCGCTATATGGAAGTGATCGACAAGCCCAACGGCATCTTTCTGGTCACTGGCCCGACCGGCTCGGGCAAGTCGTTCACCAGTTTCTCCACGCTCAAGCGCATCGCCAAGCCGGAGAAGAACACCACCACCATCGAGGACCCGGTGGAATACGAGATTCCTGGCATCATGCAGAGCCAGGTGAACAACGCCGCCGGCATGACCTTCGCCCGGGCGCTGCGGGCGTTCCTGCGCCAGGACCCCGACATCATCTTCGTGGGGGAAATCCGTGACGGCGAAACGGCCAAGATCGCCACCGAAGCGGCGCTGACCGGGCACCTGGTGCTGGCGACCCTGCACACCAACGACGCCGCCGGCGCCATCGTGCGCCTGGAAGAAATGGGCGTGGAGCTGTTTAACATCGGCGCCGCCGTGATCGGGGTGCTGGCCCAGCGACTGGTGCGGCGGGTGTGCAAGGACTGCGCCCAGCCCACCACCGCCGACCCGGAAGTGCTGCGCCGGCTGGGCCTCAGCGAAGCGGATATTCAGGGCGCCCAGCTGATGAAAGGGGCCGGCTGCCCCCGCTGCGGCGGCACCGGCTACAAGGGCCGCACCGGCATTCACGAGCTGATGGTCATCGACGACACCATCCGCCGCGCCATCAATGCCGGCAAGACCGCCACCGACATCAAAGACATCGCCATTGACGAAGGGGAGATGTGGACCCTGCGCACAGACGGTATTCACAAGGCGCTGCAGGGCATCACCACCCTGGAAGAAGTGCTGGCAGTGACCAGCAACTGA
- a CDS encoding polyphenol oxidase family protein has protein sequence MSGLSPSLPLAPLPLVRCPLIALPHGFTTRRGGLSGGPYTGLNLDDRQDDPATVTENRRLAAAALGYRPHEVARLEQVHGLDVRPARAGVQTGDALVTADPDLLLAIGTADCYPILLADEEAGVIGAAHAGWRGTTGRIAALTLAAMTRLGARPERTRAAIGVGICAAQYPVGQEVAQAFQAAGLGEHLGPGRHLDLGATNRQILLEAGVAPQHLWQAGGCSTDAQFYSYRRDAGVTGRMWGMIGLRSVAQFIDPAAGSTEQDSFEQSYSGQTQSLYERLTP, from the coding sequence GTGTCAGGCCTTTCTCCTTCTTTGCCGCTGGCGCCCCTGCCATTGGTGCGCTGCCCCCTGATTGCGCTGCCGCACGGCTTTACCACCCGGCGCGGTGGGCTCTCCGGCGGGCCCTATACGGGGCTGAACCTGGACGACCGGCAGGATGACCCGGCGACCGTGACCGAGAACCGCCGGCTGGCCGCTGCCGCGCTGGGCTACCGCCCGCATGAGGTGGCCCGGCTGGAGCAGGTTCACGGGCTGGACGTGCGGCCGGCCCGGGCCGGCGTGCAGACCGGCGACGCCCTGGTCACCGCTGACCCGGACCTGTTGCTCGCCATCGGCACCGCCGACTGCTACCCCATCCTGCTGGCCGATGAAGAAGCCGGCGTGATCGGCGCTGCGCACGCCGGCTGGCGCGGTACGACTGGGCGCATCGCCGCCCTGACTCTGGCCGCCATGACCCGGCTGGGTGCCCGCCCAGAGCGCACCCGCGCCGCCATCGGCGTGGGTATCTGCGCGGCGCAGTATCCGGTGGGGCAGGAGGTGGCGCAGGCTTTTCAGGCCGCCGGGCTGGGCGAGCACCTCGGTCCCGGGCGTCATCTTGACCTGGGCGCGACCAACCGCCAGATTCTGCTGGAAGCCGGGGTGGCTCCGCAGCACCTGTGGCAGGCCGGCGGGTGCAGCACCGACGCCCAGTTCTATTCTTATCGCCGCGACGCCGGGGTGACTGGGCGAATGTGGGGCATGATTGGCCTGCGTAGCGTGGCTCAGTTCATAGACCCCGCTGCCGGCTCCACTGAGCAGGACTCTTTTGAACAAAGCTATTCCGGACAGACACAGTCACTCTATGAAAGGCTGACCCCATGA
- a CDS encoding enoyl-ACP reductase yields MSLSIDMSDKRALVMGVANARSLGWAIAERLLEAGCQVGFSYQGERLKGELEKLTAGRPGTWIQQCDATSEEDLTALFQRAKDEFGELDFLVHAIGFAPRAAMEGRFLDTTAEDWNTAMNVSAYTLVSAARHAEPLLRDGGSIVSLTFQASQRVVPKYNVMGAAKAALEAATRYLAVELGERQIRVNTISAGPMRTIAARSIPAFATLYGSAAEVAPLGRNPTPEEVGNLGLFLLSDLSTGMTGQTVYVDSGASIATIKAQAPAAAEGKDR; encoded by the coding sequence ATGAGTCTTAGCATTGATATGTCAGACAAGCGCGCCCTGGTGATGGGCGTAGCCAACGCCCGCTCGCTGGGCTGGGCCATCGCCGAGCGGCTGCTGGAAGCGGGCTGCCAGGTCGGCTTCTCCTACCAGGGCGAGCGCCTCAAGGGCGAGCTGGAAAAGCTGACCGCTGGCCGCCCCGGCACCTGGATTCAGCAGTGTGACGCCACCAGCGAAGAAGACCTGACGGCGCTGTTTCAGCGGGCCAAGGACGAATTCGGGGAGCTGGACTTTCTGGTGCATGCTATCGGCTTCGCGCCGCGCGCCGCGATGGAAGGCCGCTTTCTGGACACCACCGCCGAGGACTGGAACACTGCCATGAACGTCAGCGCCTATACCCTGGTCAGCGCCGCCCGGCACGCCGAGCCGCTGCTGCGCGACGGCGGCAGCATCGTGAGCCTCACCTTCCAGGCTTCGCAGCGGGTGGTGCCCAAGTACAACGTGATGGGCGCCGCCAAGGCCGCGCTGGAAGCGGCCACCCGCTACCTGGCGGTGGAACTGGGCGAGCGCCAGATTCGGGTGAACACCATCAGCGCCGGGCCGATGCGGACCATCGCCGCTCGCTCAATTCCCGCATTCGCCACCCTGTACGGCAGCGCCGCCGAAGTGGCTCCCCTGGGCCGCAACCCCACCCCCGAGGAAGTGGGCAACCTGGGCCTGTTCCTGCTGAGCGACCTCAGCACCGGCATGACCGGGCAGACCGTGTACGTGGACAGCGGCGCCAGCATTGCCACCATCAAGGCACAGGCACCGGCTGCAGCGGAGGGCAAAGACCGCTGA
- a CDS encoding isochorismatase: protein MTSVSRLPLFVTVQRHHFDTSAGDHPRLRHFRQRLQQAREQGLPVILVQWDGGLFPQTPDTFSRDWVLHPDIRAEDGDLLVRASGRDPFSGELIGGQTLAAQLQAMGVTELDVLAVPDAPELTAVLDSATQYGLTLHVLPLDQGA from the coding sequence ATGACTTCTGTTTCACGGCTGCCGCTTTTTGTGACGGTACAGCGGCACCATTTCGACACTTCTGCCGGCGATCATCCCCGCCTGCGGCACTTCAGGCAGCGTCTCCAGCAGGCCCGCGAACAGGGCCTGCCGGTCATTCTGGTGCAGTGGGACGGCGGGCTGTTTCCGCAGACCCCGGACACCTTCTCGCGGGACTGGGTGCTGCACCCAGACATCCGCGCCGAGGACGGCGACCTGCTGGTGCGGGCGTCCGGCCGTGATCCTTTTTCCGGCGAACTGATCGGCGGGCAGACCCTGGCCGCGCAGCTGCAGGCGATGGGCGTCACCGAGCTGGACGTGCTGGCCGTGCCGGACGCCCCCGAACTGACCGCCGTGCTGGACAGTGCGACGCAGTACGGCCTGACCCTGCACGTGTTGCCGCTGGACCAAGGCGCCTGA
- a CDS encoding M42 family metallopeptidase, producing MNTLKSQDLPALDLDYTLDVLIRLLDTPSPTGYTAAAVELIEAELAAMGVPSARNRKGSLSWEIAGRREGHVTFSGHVDTLGAMVKAIKPSGRLALSMLGGYDWATIEGEDVKVHTQLGRVLTGTVVNTKQSSHVHGPALRDLKRDASVMEVRLDEVTASASETRVLGVEVGDFVSLDARPRLMPSGYLKSRHIDNKAAVALFLALTRVLVQQPPVRSVAFHVTTYEEVGHGAATGIPPHTDELIAVDMAAVGEGQTSSEHHCTLCVGDSGGPYDHALSSRLRQVAARSGVDLRVDIYPYYASDGTAAWRAGGDFPVALIGPGVDASHSYERTHTQALEQTGRLMLAYVLDDPEN from the coding sequence ATGAATACCCTTAAATCGCAAGACCTGCCCGCGCTGGACCTGGACTACACCCTGGACGTGCTGATCCGTCTGCTGGATACTCCCAGCCCCACCGGCTACACGGCCGCCGCCGTGGAATTGATCGAGGCCGAGCTGGCCGCGATGGGCGTGCCAAGCGCCCGCAACCGCAAAGGCTCGCTCAGCTGGGAAATCGCCGGGCGCCGCGAAGGCCACGTCACTTTCAGCGGGCATGTGGACACCCTGGGCGCGATGGTCAAGGCCATCAAGCCCTCGGGCCGGCTGGCCCTGAGCATGCTGGGCGGCTACGACTGGGCCACCATCGAAGGCGAGGACGTAAAGGTGCACACCCAGCTGGGCCGGGTGCTGACCGGCACAGTGGTCAACACCAAGCAGAGCAGCCACGTGCACGGCCCGGCGCTGCGCGACCTGAAGCGCGACGCCAGCGTAATGGAAGTGCGGCTGGACGAGGTGACCGCTTCGGCCAGCGAAACGCGGGTGCTGGGTGTGGAAGTGGGCGATTTCGTCTCGCTGGACGCCCGGCCTCGGCTGATGCCCTCGGGCTACCTCAAGTCACGCCACATCGACAACAAAGCGGCGGTGGCGCTGTTTCTGGCCCTGACCCGGGTGCTGGTGCAGCAGCCGCCTGTGCGCAGCGTGGCTTTCCACGTGACCACTTACGAGGAAGTCGGTCACGGCGCCGCCACTGGGATTCCGCCGCACACGGACGAGCTGATTGCGGTGGACATGGCCGCTGTAGGCGAAGGTCAGACCAGCTCCGAGCACCACTGCACCCTCTGCGTGGGCGACAGCGGCGGCCCCTACGACCACGCCCTGAGCAGCCGGCTGCGGCAGGTGGCCGCCCGCAGCGGAGTGGACCTCAGGGTGGACATCTACCCCTACTACGCCTCGGACGGCACGGCGGCGTGGCGGGCCGGTGGTGACTTCCCAGTGGCCCTGATCGGCCCCGGCGTGGACGCCAGCCACTCGTATGAGCGGACCCACACCCAGGCGCTGGAACAGACCGGCCGCCTGATGCTGGCCTACGTGCTGGACGACCCCGAAAACTGA
- a CDS encoding neutral zinc metallopeptidase has protein sequence MEWRNLPGSGGGFEDRGGGGGGGGGLAIGGIGGLLLMLVAAFFGIDPRIVANSGVVQQQPAQTQTQAQSGGQRDELSDFLDSIAKSTNQVWGDIFSKAGQQYTQPKFARFIGRTQTGCGTGTSGMGPFYCPVDSTVYLDPSFFNEMQQQLGGGGDFAYSYVIAHEVGHHVQNELGIADQVQRQQQRMSEAQANRLSVRTELQADCFAGVWGNHVSDLAKLNQGDVREAVDTASAIGDDTLQSRGRGYVEPDSFTHGTSEQRVKWFMQGFKSGSPDQCDTFNVDYRQL, from the coding sequence ATGGAATGGAGAAATCTTCCCGGCAGCGGCGGCGGATTCGAGGATAGAGGGGGAGGCGGCGGTGGTGGCGGTGGCCTGGCCATCGGCGGCATCGGCGGCCTGCTCTTGATGCTGGTGGCGGCCTTTTTCGGCATTGACCCGCGCATCGTGGCCAACAGCGGCGTGGTGCAGCAGCAACCGGCCCAGACGCAGACTCAGGCTCAATCCGGCGGGCAGCGCGACGAACTGAGCGATTTTCTCGACAGCATCGCCAAAAGCACCAACCAGGTCTGGGGCGACATCTTCAGCAAGGCGGGCCAGCAGTACACTCAGCCCAAATTCGCACGCTTCATCGGCCGTACCCAGACCGGCTGCGGCACCGGCACCAGCGGCATGGGGCCGTTCTATTGCCCAGTAGACAGCACCGTGTACCTCGACCCCAGCTTCTTCAATGAGATGCAGCAGCAACTGGGCGGCGGCGGCGACTTCGCCTACTCCTACGTGATCGCGCACGAGGTGGGGCACCACGTCCAGAACGAACTGGGCATCGCCGATCAGGTGCAGCGCCAGCAGCAGCGGATGTCCGAAGCCCAGGCCAACCGCCTAAGCGTGCGCACCGAGCTGCAGGCCGACTGCTTTGCCGGTGTGTGGGGCAATCACGTCTCGGACCTGGCCAAGCTGAACCAGGGCGACGTGCGTGAAGCGGTAGACACTGCCTCTGCCATTGGGGACGACACCCTGCAGTCGCGTGGCCGTGGCTACGTGGAGCCGGATTCCTTTACTCACGGCACGTCCGAGCAGCGAGTCAAGTGGTTCATGCAGGGCTTCAAGAGTGGCAGCCCTGACCAGTGCGACACCTTTAACGTGGATTACCGTCAGCTCTGA